From a single Opisthocomus hoazin isolate bOpiHoa1 chromosome 6, bOpiHoa1.hap1, whole genome shotgun sequence genomic region:
- the LOC142361634 gene encoding beta-microseminoprotein-like codes for MLAYQKFLLIFCLILLFSRTPCDARCYFRPASKYGCLSNRNLYVFGAVWKTEDCYQCRCKMTAMICCSLVLIPKNYDRVNCVGLFHKKSCSIRVVKKTNPDISCKVYNGVD; via the exons AAATTCTTGTTGATCTTTTGCTtgatccttctcttctcaaggacTCCTTGTGATGCTCGCTGTTACTTTAGACCAGCCAGCAAATACG GTTGCCTTTCAAACAGAAACCTCTATGTTTTTGGAGCGGTGTGGAAGACTGAAGATTGTTACCAATGCAGGTGTAAGATGACTGCAATGATTTGCTGCAGCTT GGTTTTAATCCCAAAGAACTATGACAGGGTGAACTGTGTTGGCCTGTTCCACAAGAAAAGCTGTTCCATCCGTGTGGTGAAAAAGACTAATCCTGACATAAGCTGCAAAGTCTACAATGGAGTTGATTAA
- the NPY4R2 gene encoding neuropeptide Y receptor type 4-2, with translation MNILGFRMNKTRAVNDGFPFLSSKNWSSNRSFPVHISNQCRNVTDLTVFLATSYSLETVLGIVGNICLIAVIARQKEKASVTNILISNLIISDLFMCLVCLPFTIVYTMMDYWIFGEVMCKMTSFTQCTSVTVSILSLVLIALERHQLITNPTGWRPSISQAYLGIGVIWTLACLMSLPFLTTSILSNDLYEQLSHIMNFSTDKVICIDSWPSEQHRLFYTTTLLLLQYCIPLFFIILCYLRIYLRLQKRKNMFEKSEYNNRAAQLRRINILLASMVAAFAVCWLPLHVFNTIVDWNYKIISPCHHNLIFSLCHLVAMASTCVNPVIYGFLNSNFKKEVKSLILSCQHNSVNASIEEYDHLPLSTMQTEISKGSLMLNCRHNSI, from the coding sequence ATGAATATTTTGGGGTTCAGGATGAATAAGACAAGGGCTGTTAATGATGGTTTTCCTTTCCTGAGCAGTAAGAACTGGAGCTCAAACCGAAGCTTCCCTGTGCACATTTCTAATCAGTGCAGGAATGTCACTGACCTTACTGTCTTTCTGGCCACCTCTTACAGCTTGGAGACTGTCCTAGGCATTGTGGGAAACATCTGTCTGATTGCTGTCATtgccaggcagaaagaaaaagccagtgTCACCAACATCCTAATTTCCAACTTGATAATTTCAGACTTGTTTATGTGTCTTGTCTGTCTGCCTTTCACCATTGTTTACACCATGATGGACTACTGGATATTTGGGGAAGTCATGTGCAAAATGACCTCTTTCACTCAGTGCACATCTGTGACAGTGTCAATTCTTTCCCTTGTCCTTATTGCTCTGGAAAGACACCAGCTCATCACAAACCCGACTGGCTGGAGGCCAAGTATCTCCCAAGCCTATCTAGGAATTGGAGTAATTTGGACTTTAGCATGTCTCATGTCCCTGCCGTTTTTGACCACATCCATCTTGTCTAATGATTTATATGAGCAGCTCTCGCACATCATGAATTTTTCCACTGACAAGGTCATATGCATCGACTCATGGCCTTCTGAACAACACAGACTTTTTTACACTACCACTTTACTGCTCTTGCAGTATTGTATCCCGCTTTTCTTCATTATACTTTGCTACTTGCGTATCTACTTACGtctacaaaagagaaagaacatgTTTGAGAAGAGTGAATACAACAACCGAGCAGCTCAGCTGAGAAGGATAAATATCTTGTTAGCATCCATGgttgctgcttttgctgtttgcTGGCTACCATTGCATGTTTTCAACACCATTGTGGACTGGAATTACAAAATCATTTctccttgccaccacaatctgaTCTTCTCATTGTGCCATCTTGTAGCTATGGCTTCTACCTGTGTCAACCCTGTTATCTATGGTTTCCTAAATAGcaactttaaaaaagaagtcaAGTCACTGATTCTGAGCTGCCAGCATAATTCAGTGAATGCATCAATAGAAGAATATGATCATTTGCCTTTATCCACCATGCAGACTGAAATCTCTAAGGGCTCACTGATGTTGAACTGCAGACACAATTCTATTTAG